A stretch of Rhizobium sp. TH2 DNA encodes these proteins:
- a CDS encoding J domain-containing protein: protein MKSPYETLGVLSTASDDDIRKAYRRLAKTLHPDLNPGNKQAEERFKELSAANEIISDPIKRSRFDKGEIDASGAEPPPRPYYKDYAASASTGNPYQNNSGFSDFAGAEDIFANMFGQGQRRSRPARGSDISYKLTIDFLEAVNGGKKRISLPDGGSLDLTIPPGIQADKILRLKGKGEASPGQGGAGDGLVEISINPHRFFVRNGDDIHITVPVTIAEAMLGGRLKVPTPSGDVMLVVPKGSNSGSVMRLKGKGPRQGGHGDQLAEHAQRGT, encoded by the coding sequence ATGAAGAGTCCCTATGAAACCCTCGGTGTGCTGTCGACGGCGTCTGATGACGATATCCGCAAAGCATACCGTCGCCTTGCCAAGACATTGCATCCCGATCTCAACCCGGGAAATAAGCAGGCTGAGGAACGCTTCAAGGAGCTCTCGGCGGCCAATGAAATTATCTCCGATCCGATCAAACGCTCGCGTTTTGATAAAGGCGAGATCGATGCGTCCGGTGCAGAGCCGCCGCCCCGACCGTATTACAAGGACTATGCCGCCAGCGCATCGACCGGCAATCCCTACCAAAACAATTCGGGGTTTTCTGACTTTGCGGGCGCCGAAGACATTTTTGCCAACATGTTTGGTCAGGGCCAGCGCCGATCTCGCCCCGCGCGCGGCAGCGACATCAGTTACAAGCTCACCATCGATTTCCTCGAAGCGGTCAATGGCGGAAAGAAACGAATTTCCCTGCCCGATGGAGGATCGCTCGACCTGACAATCCCGCCTGGCATTCAGGCTGATAAGATCTTGCGGCTCAAGGGTAAGGGAGAAGCATCTCCCGGACAAGGTGGCGCGGGCGACGGGTTAGTGGAGATTTCCATTAATCCGCATCGTTTTTTCGTACGCAACGGTGATGATATCCATATCACCGTGCCGGTGACGATTGCCGAAGCCATGCTGGGCGGTCGGCTGAAGGTCCCGACTCCGTCTGGTGACGTGATGCTGGTGGTGCCAAAGGGATCGAACAGCGGTTCGGTCATGCGGCTCAAGGGCAAGGGCCCCCGCCAAGGCGGCCACGGCGACCAACTGGCCGAACACGCCCAACGCGGAACTTGA
- a CDS encoding chaperone modulator CbpM produces the protein MDFIQRAQIDQGTLEIWIGEEWLLPNRLLADLEFSEIDLARAALIVDLTQRLGVNDEGVGAILNLVDQVHGLRSMLSMLMPHALPLRLVEDEQLE, from the coding sequence TTGGACTTCATCCAACGCGCGCAAATCGATCAGGGCACGTTGGAGATCTGGATCGGTGAGGAATGGCTGTTGCCCAACCGCCTTCTCGCGGACCTGGAGTTTTCAGAAATCGATCTCGCCCGCGCGGCGCTCATTGTTGATCTGACGCAACGGCTCGGGGTGAACGATGAGGGCGTCGGCGCCATCCTGAATCTGGTCGATCAGGTGCATGGCTTGCGCTCGATGCTCAGCATGCTGATGCCACATGCGCTGCCGTTGCGCCTGGTGGAAGACGAGCAACTTGAGTGA
- a CDS encoding heavy metal translocating P-type ATPase — MNFFKTRYANVLATIAGAGLVAGGVLWWIVDPFSADIAWSVATAPILISLFFQIVNSLRKGDVGLDVIAALSMSAALAFGEPLAGNVVAMMYASGQLLETFAQGKARREMTALMGRVAHTTMLYDGVTLREVPIASVKPADRLLIRQGEVLPVDGRIVSDVAVLNLSALTGESLPRNLRKGEEALSGSTSAGPPFDLIASRPAAESTYAGIVRLVESAQASKAPMVRMADRYALGFLALTIAIAAATWLLTKDTSRVLAVLVSATPCPLILAVPVALIAGVSRTASIGVLIKGGAVLETLAKVRTVILDKTGTLTHGQAEVTDIKVTVIGSEAETLRLAASLDQASGHVVATALIREAAARGLSLTAPLDVAEVPGTGIEGTVEGRRIVVGGNSFVHERCTGNDPRNLMAGVRPSSMTVAVSVDGKLAGVIVLADRVRKDAGAVIRELRQSGVSRIVLASGDRLDIAQDAGALLGVDLILGDLSPDAKVAAVSAEHDGPVMMVGDGVNDAPALAAADVGVAMGAHGTASSSEVAGVVLLIDELGPLAEAMAIARRSRMIAFQSVVAGLGLSLGAMAAAAFGYLPPVQGALFQEVIDVAVILNALRALR; from the coding sequence ATGAATTTTTTCAAAACACGCTATGCAAATGTGCTTGCGACCATCGCTGGCGCTGGACTGGTGGCGGGGGGCGTACTCTGGTGGATAGTAGATCCGTTCTCTGCGGACATCGCCTGGTCAGTTGCCACAGCGCCAATTCTTATCAGTCTCTTCTTCCAAATAGTCAATTCGCTTCGGAAAGGCGACGTCGGTCTTGATGTCATCGCCGCGCTGTCGATGTCGGCAGCACTGGCATTCGGCGAACCGCTGGCAGGCAATGTTGTCGCCATGATGTATGCCAGTGGCCAATTGTTGGAGACTTTTGCGCAAGGCAAGGCGCGACGTGAAATGACTGCTTTGATGGGCCGCGTTGCCCACACGACTATGCTCTACGATGGAGTGACACTAAGGGAAGTCCCAATCGCGTCTGTAAAGCCTGCGGACCGACTGCTGATCCGACAGGGTGAAGTGCTGCCCGTTGACGGCCGCATCGTGAGTGATGTCGCAGTTCTCAATCTCTCCGCCCTGACAGGAGAGTCCCTGCCGCGCAACCTTCGCAAAGGCGAGGAGGCGCTCAGCGGCTCCACATCCGCAGGACCACCTTTCGACCTGATTGCCAGCCGACCCGCTGCGGAAAGCACTTACGCGGGCATCGTTCGGCTGGTGGAATCAGCACAGGCCAGCAAGGCTCCGATGGTCCGAATGGCTGATCGGTATGCCCTTGGATTTCTGGCTCTGACGATCGCAATTGCGGCAGCGACCTGGCTGTTGACCAAAGATACCAGTCGTGTCCTTGCTGTCCTGGTTTCCGCCACTCCCTGTCCGCTTATTCTTGCAGTTCCCGTCGCGCTAATCGCGGGCGTGTCACGCACGGCCAGTATCGGCGTCCTCATCAAGGGCGGTGCTGTACTCGAAACGCTTGCCAAGGTGCGTACGGTCATCCTCGACAAGACGGGAACGCTCACACATGGACAGGCTGAAGTCACCGATATCAAAGTCACCGTGATCGGCTCGGAGGCTGAAACACTGAGGCTGGCCGCCAGTCTCGATCAGGCCTCCGGACATGTCGTCGCGACCGCACTGATCCGCGAGGCGGCCGCTCGCGGTCTTTCGTTAACTGCGCCGCTAGACGTGGCTGAGGTACCCGGCACTGGAATTGAGGGGACCGTCGAAGGCAGACGGATCGTCGTCGGCGGAAACAGTTTTGTTCACGAGCGCTGCACAGGCAATGATCCCCGCAACCTCATGGCGGGGGTCCGGCCTTCTTCAATGACCGTTGCGGTGTCGGTCGATGGCAAACTAGCGGGCGTTATTGTTTTGGCAGACCGCGTTCGCAAGGATGCCGGCGCGGTCATCAGGGAGTTGCGCCAGTCCGGTGTTTCCAGAATTGTGCTCGCCTCGGGTGACCGGCTAGATATTGCACAAGACGCCGGCGCGTTGCTAGGTGTCGATCTTATTCTGGGCGACCTCTCGCCGGATGCAAAGGTTGCAGCAGTCAGCGCCGAACACGACGGTCCGGTAATGATGGTTGGCGATGGGGTTAACGATGCTCCGGCCCTTGCAGCAGCCGATGTTGGTGTCGCCATGGGTGCTCACGGTACCGCCTCGTCATCGGAGGTCGCAGGCGTTGTTTTACTTATCGATGAACTGGGCCCACTCGCCGAGGCAATGGCGATCGCCCGCCGCAGCCGCATGATCGCATTCCAGAGCGTTGTCGCGGGTCTGGGGCTTTCGCTGGGGGCGATGGCTGCCGCCGCGTTTGGCTACCTGCCGCCAGTTCAGGGAGCACTGTTTCAGGAGGTCATCGATGTGGCGGTTATTCTTAATGCTTTGCGAGCACTGAGATAG
- a CDS encoding adenylate/guanylate cyclase domain-containing protein produces the protein MDFPVPENEVERLAAVQAYHVYGTAPEPGFDDLTDLAASIANVPIAMVNIVGDTKIWLKSRHGVPPDIEEVPRAGVCCSHAVCRSDLLVVPNTIADERFREMPFIATEPFIRFYAGMPLIDSGGRALGTLCLMDVTPRELAFETAECIRRIARQTTAQLELRLKIAELMRSQQDLAAEKQRSDDLLLNILPRNIAAELTEKGSVEPRHHPSATILFTDFVDFTRSAAELSPRELVDDLDMYFSEFDSIVARHGLEKLKTIGDSYMCAGGLMPGQKDHAVRSCLAALAIKQFVMRSNQRWAALGERPWHLRVGLHSGSMMSGVVGKKKFTYDVWGDAVNIASRMESTDEADHVNISESTYQQVKPYFDCTARGALEVKNRGKMTMYFLDRLKPEYSADLDGVEANERLKSALAGTSVLWSMH, from the coding sequence ATGGACTTTCCCGTACCCGAAAACGAAGTCGAGCGCTTGGCCGCGGTGCAGGCCTACCACGTATACGGCACGGCCCCCGAACCCGGCTTCGACGACCTTACCGATCTCGCTGCGTCGATCGCCAATGTACCGATTGCGATGGTCAACATCGTCGGCGACACCAAGATCTGGCTGAAATCCCGTCACGGCGTTCCTCCGGATATCGAGGAGGTCCCCCGCGCCGGCGTCTGCTGCAGCCATGCCGTCTGCCGCAGCGACTTGCTGGTCGTTCCCAACACGATCGCCGACGAGCGTTTCAGGGAAATGCCCTTCATCGCAACCGAACCCTTCATCCGCTTTTACGCTGGCATGCCGCTGATCGATTCTGGCGGCCGGGCGCTGGGAACGCTCTGCCTCATGGATGTCACGCCGCGCGAGCTCGCCTTCGAGACGGCCGAATGCATCCGGCGCATTGCGCGCCAGACCACCGCCCAGCTCGAACTGCGTCTGAAGATCGCCGAGCTTATGCGCTCGCAGCAGGATCTGGCCGCCGAGAAGCAACGCTCCGACGATCTGCTCCTCAACATCCTGCCCCGCAACATAGCCGCGGAATTGACCGAGAAGGGCTCGGTTGAACCTCGCCACCATCCTTCCGCGACGATTTTGTTCACCGACTTCGTCGACTTCACCCGATCCGCGGCTGAACTCTCCCCGCGGGAACTGGTCGATGACCTCGATATGTACTTCTCGGAATTCGACAGCATTGTCGCGCGGCATGGGCTGGAAAAACTCAAGACCATCGGCGACTCCTATATGTGCGCCGGCGGTCTGATGCCGGGCCAAAAGGACCATGCTGTCCGTAGCTGCCTTGCGGCTCTCGCAATCAAGCAGTTCGTGATGCGCTCGAACCAGCGCTGGGCCGCGCTCGGCGAGCGACCCTGGCACCTGCGCGTCGGCCTGCACAGCGGCAGCATGATGTCCGGCGTCGTGGGAAAGAAGAAGTTCACCTACGATGTCTGGGGCGACGCGGTGAATATTGCATCGCGAATGGAGAGCACCGACGAAGCCGACCACGTCAACATTTCCGAAAGCACGTATCAACAGGTGAAGCCATATTTCGATTGCACGGCGCGGGGTGCCCTCGAGGTTAAAAACCGGGGCAAAATGACGATGTATTTCCTCGACCGCCTGAAACCGGAATATTCGGCGGACCTGGACGGTGTGGAAGCCAACGAGCGTCTGAAGAGCGCGCTCGCCGGCACGTCAGTCCTCTGGTCCATGCACTGA
- a CDS encoding SulP family inorganic anion transporter: MVKEWFSNIRGDVLSGIVVALALIPEAIGFSVIAGVDPKVGLYASFAIACVAAFVGGRPGMISAATAATAVVMISLVKEHGLQYLFAATILMGVIQIVAGWLRLGRVMRFVSRSVITGFVNALAILIFMAQLPELIGVPTLTYFMIAGGLAIIYLFPYVTKAIPSPLVAIAVLTALAWWTGMDLRTVGDLGELPSTLPFLMLPQVPLTWETLQIIFPYSVTLAAVGLLESLLTAQIVDDMTDTPSNKSQECVGQGAGNIASALIGGMGGCAMIGQSVINVTSGGRGRLSTFVAGAFLLFLIVALNDLVRIIPMAALVAVMIMVSIGTFSWRSILDLRRNPLPSSVVMLATVVTVVATHDLAKGVIVGVLLSGIFFAGKVAKLFKVSRLENSPNATVTYVVEGQIFFASAESFIHAFDFAETAKKVVIDVSAAHLWDITAVGALDKAILKYRKSGIDVEVLGFNEASADMVDRFALHDKDERLAASSSVH; encoded by the coding sequence ATCGTCAAAGAGTGGTTCTCCAACATCCGTGGCGACGTCCTTTCCGGGATCGTCGTCGCGCTCGCCCTCATTCCGGAGGCGATCGGCTTCTCCGTGATCGCGGGCGTGGACCCCAAGGTCGGCCTCTACGCCTCCTTCGCGATCGCTTGCGTCGCGGCCTTCGTCGGCGGCAGGCCGGGCATGATCTCCGCCGCCACGGCCGCGACCGCCGTCGTCATGATCTCGCTGGTCAAGGAACACGGCCTCCAATATCTCTTTGCCGCCACGATCCTGATGGGGGTCATCCAGATCGTCGCGGGATGGCTCAGGCTCGGCCGAGTCATGCGCTTCGTGTCCCGGTCCGTCATAACGGGCTTCGTCAACGCGCTCGCGATCCTCATCTTCATGGCGCAGTTGCCTGAGTTGATCGGTGTGCCGACCCTGACCTATTTCATGATCGCGGGTGGCCTCGCCATCATCTATCTTTTCCCCTACGTGACGAAGGCGATCCCTTCGCCGCTGGTCGCCATCGCCGTGCTCACCGCGCTTGCATGGTGGACGGGTATGGACCTCCGCACCGTCGGCGATCTCGGCGAACTTCCTTCCACGCTTCCCTTCCTCATGCTCCCGCAGGTGCCTCTGACCTGGGAGACGCTGCAGATCATCTTCCCCTATTCCGTCACGCTTGCGGCCGTCGGCCTGCTCGAGTCCTTGCTGACGGCGCAGATCGTCGACGACATGACCGACACGCCGAGCAACAAGAGCCAGGAATGCGTTGGTCAGGGCGCGGGCAACATCGCCTCGGCCCTTATCGGCGGCATGGGCGGCTGCGCCATGATCGGCCAGTCCGTGATCAACGTGACATCCGGCGGCCGAGGTCGTCTCTCGACGTTTGTCGCGGGCGCTTTCCTGCTGTTCTTGATCGTCGCCCTCAATGATCTCGTCCGGATCATCCCGATGGCCGCGCTCGTCGCCGTCATGATCATGGTGTCGATCGGCACTTTCTCCTGGCGCTCGATCCTCGACCTCCGGCGCAACCCGCTTCCGTCGTCTGTGGTCATGCTGGCGACTGTTGTCACCGTCGTCGCGACCCACGACCTCGCCAAGGGCGTCATCGTCGGCGTGCTGCTGTCGGGCATCTTTTTCGCGGGCAAGGTGGCGAAGTTGTTCAAAGTCTCGCGCCTGGAGAACTCGCCGAACGCCACAGTGACCTATGTCGTCGAAGGTCAGATTTTCTTCGCCTCCGCCGAGAGTTTCATCCACGCTTTCGACTTCGCGGAAACGGCGAAGAAGGTCGTCATCGATGTCAGCGCCGCGCATCTCTGGGACATCACCGCCGTTGGAGCTCTGGACAAGGCTATCCTCAAGTACCGCAAGTCAGGCATCGACGTTGAAGTGCTCGGTTTCAACGAGGCCAGCGCCGACATGGTCGACAGGTTCGCCCTGCATGACAAGGACGAGCGGCTGGCTGCGAGCTCGTCGGTCCACTAA
- the nhaA gene encoding Na+/H+ antiporter NhaA, whose amino-acid sequence MSSPASKGRIPSTLRSFLDNEASSGLILMAVAALALVTANSPLAATYFHALHVYIGPLSVLHWVNDALMALFFLLVGLEIKREMLDGQLSSWPRRILPGGAALGGMVAPALVYAWFNGGNPATAHGWAIPAATDIAFALGVLSLLGPRVPVTLKVFLTALAIIDDLGAVVIIAFFYTGGLNLLALGGAAVVVVLLIVLNRMRVNHLVPYLGLGLVLWILVFMSGVHATIAGVLLALTFPIKITPGTPEASEADSPLHRLEHLLHKPVSFLVVPIFGFANAGLSFSGVGLAAMLEPVTLGVGLGLFVGKIVGVLGSVWLMVRAGIADLPGSASWRQMTGVALLCGIGFTMSLFVALLAFHDPAAQDEAKLGIILGSTVAALAGCFVLMGSERRPRAEVS is encoded by the coding sequence ATGTCTTCGCCCGCATCCAAAGGCCGCATCCCGTCTACCCTCCGCAGTTTCCTCGACAACGAGGCTTCGAGTGGCCTCATCCTTATGGCCGTCGCGGCGCTGGCGCTTGTCACCGCCAACTCGCCGCTCGCTGCGACCTACTTCCATGCCCTCCATGTCTACATAGGACCTCTCAGTGTTCTCCACTGGGTCAACGACGCTCTGATGGCGCTGTTCTTTCTTCTCGTAGGACTTGAGATCAAGCGCGAGATGCTGGACGGCCAATTGTCGTCGTGGCCGCGTCGGATTCTGCCGGGCGGCGCGGCTCTCGGGGGAATGGTCGCTCCTGCGCTCGTCTATGCCTGGTTCAACGGCGGGAACCCGGCCACCGCCCATGGCTGGGCAATCCCGGCCGCGACCGACATCGCCTTCGCCCTCGGCGTTCTTTCGCTTCTCGGTCCAAGGGTTCCGGTGACCCTCAAGGTCTTTCTGACGGCGCTCGCGATCATCGACGACCTCGGGGCGGTTGTCATCATCGCCTTCTTCTATACGGGCGGTCTAAATCTGCTCGCGTTGGGTGGAGCGGCCGTTGTCGTCGTCCTGCTCATTGTTCTAAATCGGATGCGCGTGAACCATCTCGTCCCATATCTCGGGCTGGGACTGGTCCTGTGGATTTTAGTCTTCATGTCGGGCGTGCACGCGACGATTGCGGGCGTCCTACTCGCTCTGACCTTCCCCATCAAGATCACGCCCGGAACGCCTGAGGCCTCCGAGGCGGACTCTCCTTTGCACAGGTTGGAGCATCTACTTCACAAGCCCGTTTCGTTCCTCGTGGTTCCGATCTTCGGGTTCGCGAATGCCGGACTTTCTTTCTCCGGTGTTGGGTTGGCCGCGATGCTCGAACCCGTCACGCTCGGCGTCGGGCTCGGTCTCTTCGTCGGCAAGATCGTCGGCGTGCTCGGGTCGGTCTGGCTGATGGTCCGCGCGGGTATTGCCGATCTTCCCGGCTCCGCCAGTTGGAGACAGATGACGGGAGTTGCTCTTCTTTGCGGAATTGGCTTCACCATGAGCCTTTTCGTGGCGCTGCTCGCGTTCCACGATCCGGCCGCGCAAGACGAAGCGAAGCTTGGCATCATACTCGGCTCGACGGTCGCGGCGCTGGCAGGATGCTTCGTGTTGATGGGAAGCGAACGGCGGCCGCGCGCCGAGGTATCGTAA
- a CDS encoding HAD family hydrolase: MPSVAVKVRAAHRSYERNTSFLWCRRRVARKPATPERRYHGIVMLRRTIPNDAKKTKSCPYLASINSTQKNVNVSQFASDKLTHFGKSEKLVSDSERLEDEFSALPLGHCDKLMAARVCRRHKEDAMRNATTPKLVVCDLDQNLLHNREAESVLLDTWMMWERGHRPLLLFHSARTTDELQRLLPSSVLPPPDFLIGGGTGLLVRHSFWNHKHSEECGGEFAGFAPERLLASMASKALAQLNSPLEDVASPFPKVETAALTLAGPQSPRVPVEYFILTGVKLEGPVIGTLNGRPIRDIAVSEYGDRYRFVGVAPRELRGRYDVSALTDGEWIVEPGLVYRVEATTSSRRVPKSK; this comes from the coding sequence ATGCCGAGCGTTGCCGTCAAGGTGCGGGCCGCCCACCGCTCTTACGAGAGAAACACCTCTTTTCTTTGGTGTCGCCGTCGCGTGGCCAGAAAGCCTGCCACCCCCGAGCGTCGGTATCACGGCATCGTGATGCTGCGACGCACAATCCCGAATGACGCAAAAAAAACAAAAAGTTGCCCTTATTTAGCCTCAATCAATTCCACGCAAAAAAATGTTAACGTCTCTCAATTTGCTAGCGATAAATTGACACATTTCGGCAAAAGTGAGAAATTAGTTTCAGATTCGGAGCGACTTGAAGATGAATTTAGCGCTTTGCCGTTGGGGCATTGCGACAAATTGATGGCGGCAAGAGTGTGTCGCCGACACAAAGAGGATGCCATGAGAAACGCGACAACGCCCAAACTCGTGGTCTGTGATCTGGACCAGAATCTTCTTCACAATCGCGAGGCGGAGAGTGTCCTTCTTGATACTTGGATGATGTGGGAGCGCGGGCACCGTCCTCTCTTGCTTTTTCACAGTGCGCGAACGACCGACGAGCTACAGCGTTTGCTGCCGTCTTCAGTACTTCCGCCGCCGGATTTCTTAATTGGTGGCGGCACGGGGTTGCTTGTTCGGCATTCCTTTTGGAACCATAAGCATTCGGAAGAGTGCGGCGGTGAGTTTGCCGGGTTCGCACCAGAACGCCTGCTCGCTTCGATGGCCTCCAAAGCGCTCGCGCAGTTGAATTCACCGTTAGAAGACGTGGCGTCGCCGTTTCCGAAGGTGGAGACCGCCGCTCTCACCTTGGCGGGTCCCCAGAGCCCGAGGGTACCTGTCGAGTACTTCATTCTCACCGGGGTCAAGCTGGAAGGCCCCGTCATCGGAACTTTGAACGGTCGACCGATCCGCGACATCGCCGTGAGCGAGTATGGAGACAGATACCGCTTCGTCGGGGTCGCGCCCAGAGAGCTGCGCGGACGGTATGACGTCTCGGCGCTCACGGATGGCGAGTGGATCGTCGAACCTGGACTTGTCTATCGCGTAGAAGCGACGACCTCATCGCGCCGCGTTCCAAAAAGCAAATAG
- a CDS encoding DUF4118 domain-containing protein, with the protein MSDLNLKTEPDDFLPVASEPRTMASRAGARTAVGYVVSVAMTAVATLVAIGLDSGIAIPNSSLVFVVPVIVAAVYFSLGASLCSAVLGALSYNFFFTEPRYTLMVDDPSNVWAIALLFLVGIIVSTVAFTARRRTAEVAVLRRQLTSLQRYGREISVARDKNSAVVITARTLASVFQVPAVAMVMDGGGIAAIKAVGGIQPQVAEFDAETRMSSSHLFQYRLVMAAILDSSASLAQMLCPVLLPPARGALSKRRYSSPNIVGLAG; encoded by the coding sequence ATGTCCGATCTGAACTTGAAAACCGAGCCCGACGACTTCCTGCCTGTGGCGAGTGAACCCCGCACAATGGCTTCGCGGGCGGGAGCCCGCACCGCCGTAGGCTATGTGGTCTCGGTCGCGATGACGGCGGTGGCAACGCTCGTGGCGATCGGCCTAGACAGCGGCATCGCGATTCCCAATTCGTCCCTGGTCTTCGTTGTCCCGGTCATCGTTGCGGCGGTTTATTTCAGCTTGGGAGCTTCCTTGTGCTCCGCAGTCCTTGGCGCTCTCTCCTATAACTTCTTCTTCACCGAGCCGCGTTACACGCTCATGGTAGACGACCCGTCCAACGTATGGGCGATTGCCTTGCTTTTCCTTGTCGGCATCATCGTGAGCACCGTCGCGTTCACCGCACGACGCCGGACCGCTGAGGTGGCCGTCCTTCGGAGACAATTGACGTCACTGCAGCGCTACGGCCGTGAAATCTCGGTCGCGCGCGATAAGAACTCGGCCGTCGTCATCACCGCTCGCACCCTTGCATCGGTCTTCCAGGTCCCTGCGGTCGCAATGGTCATGGATGGGGGTGGGATCGCCGCCATAAAGGCGGTCGGCGGCATTCAGCCCCAGGTGGCGGAATTCGACGCTGAAACCCGGATGAGCAGCAGCCATCTCTTTCAATATCGCCTCGTCATGGCCGCTATCCTTGATTCCAGTGCGAGCCTCGCGCAGATGCTCTGCCCAGTACTTCTCCCCCCAGCCCGTGGCGCTTTGTCGAAGCGCCGCTACTCTTCCCCGAATATCGTCGGCCTCGCTGGGTGA
- a CDS encoding nuclear transport factor 2 family protein has translation MKLRLFASAVAVATALSTLPALADEATEAANLQLVTTAYQTLFGDHDMTALEKYFREDYIQHNPMAPPGRAGLKKFLTDIGIEKGPKTTLTYLRTAADGDLVWLYSTSNFGQGDMAVIDIFRVQDGMIAEHWDVMQAVPATTASGNSFSGDLK, from the coding sequence ATGAAACTCAGACTTTTCGCAAGCGCCGTAGCTGTTGCCACCGCATTATCGACCCTGCCCGCCTTGGCCGACGAAGCGACAGAGGCCGCAAACCTGCAACTCGTCACCACTGCCTATCAGACACTATTTGGCGACCATGACATGACGGCGCTCGAGAAATACTTCCGCGAGGATTACATCCAGCACAACCCGATGGCCCCACCTGGCCGCGCAGGATTGAAAAAATTCCTGACTGACATCGGCATTGAGAAAGGCCCGAAAACCACGTTGACGTATCTAAGGACCGCAGCTGATGGAGACTTGGTCTGGCTTTATTCGACGTCAAATTTTGGCCAGGGCGACATGGCGGTTATCGACATCTTCCGCGTCCAAGACGGCATGATTGCAGAGCACTGGGATGTGATGCAGGCCGTGCCTGCAACGACTGCCAGCGGCAACTCTTTTTCGGGCGACCTGAAGTAA
- a CDS encoding recombinase family protein yields MAAKAGCEKIFEEKKSGKAGTKRPSLEAALAFLRPEDVLVVWKLDRLGRSLVEMMRTIDTLRQDGVKFQSITEHFDSETAHGRFALQMHGAMAEYFLDLNRERTMEGLKAALARGRKGGRPQKLSAEDLDAARALLAAGTISVGDIAKRMGVSRPTFYSYFPQARRRAMDVASI; encoded by the coding sequence ATCGCCGCAAAGGCCGGTTGCGAGAAGATTTTCGAAGAGAAGAAGTCAGGTAAGGCCGGCACGAAGCGTCCTTCGCTGGAGGCTGCTCTCGCCTTCCTCAGACCGGAAGATGTGCTCGTTGTCTGGAAGCTGGACCGGCTTGGACGATCCCTGGTCGAGATGATGCGGACCATTGACACCCTCAGACAGGACGGCGTCAAATTTCAAAGCATCACTGAGCACTTCGACAGCGAGACAGCCCATGGCCGGTTTGCGCTCCAGATGCATGGTGCCATGGCGGAATACTTTTTAGATCTCAACCGCGAAAGAACGATGGAAGGCCTGAAGGCCGCCCTCGCCCGTGGTCGCAAAGGCGGTCGTCCTCAGAAGCTATCTGCCGAGGACCTGGACGCCGCACGCGCGCTCCTAGCCGCAGGCACGATCTCTGTCGGTGATATCGCAAAGCGGATGGGGGTGAGCAGGCCGACGTTTTATAGCTACTTTCCCCAAGCCCGTCGTCGCGCGATGGATGTCGCGTCGATCTAG
- a CDS encoding DUF4238 domain-containing protein yields the protein MPSHKKQHFIPKTYLSAWCDPTTPDGQTPFVWKIEATTGHAIKKSPEKLFRETDMYTINMPDGSRDLRIEYGLQQVEQGLASLRKQFLEPRNIVPDVRRAKLLAFLSALSARTPRFRDHHRKQWRKVLKLGEELEASVAKMAPEERRKAPAPLVSSRSSRTMTMDQVKLLVDHPIQVLLPSVIQSELPILVQMRSIVMFAPAGSAFITSDNPVSKAHPKSKIHPIYGSPGIAGRDIEITLPLSPRMALMVCHDQPMSRGLKPIEYFDAPAEAVRQINLRTAAGADEFLVSSAPGPDWAWIGLERLTQDDDDDDDD from the coding sequence ATGCCTTCGCACAAGAAGCAGCATTTCATACCCAAGACGTATCTTTCCGCTTGGTGTGACCCCACCACGCCGGACGGCCAAACTCCGTTCGTGTGGAAGATTGAAGCGACAACAGGTCACGCGATCAAGAAGTCGCCGGAGAAACTTTTCCGCGAGACCGACATGTACACCATCAACATGCCAGACGGATCGCGAGATTTGCGAATTGAATACGGCCTGCAGCAAGTAGAGCAAGGTTTGGCATCACTTCGAAAGCAGTTTCTAGAACCCCGCAATATAGTGCCGGACGTTCGGCGAGCCAAGCTGCTCGCATTCCTTTCCGCGCTGTCCGCACGAACTCCCCGGTTCCGAGATCATCATCGGAAGCAGTGGAGAAAAGTTCTCAAGCTCGGAGAGGAATTAGAAGCTAGCGTCGCAAAGATGGCGCCTGAAGAACGGCGCAAGGCTCCAGCTCCACTCGTGAGCAGTAGATCATCGCGAACAATGACGATGGACCAGGTCAAGCTGTTGGTGGATCACCCGATCCAAGTGCTGCTTCCGTCGGTGATTCAGAGCGAGTTGCCAATTTTGGTTCAGATGCGAAGCATCGTCATGTTCGCGCCAGCGGGCAGCGCTTTCATCACATCCGACAATCCCGTGTCCAAGGCTCATCCAAAATCAAAAATCCATCCAATCTACGGCAGTCCCGGTATAGCGGGACGCGATATCGAGATTACGCTCCCTCTCTCGCCGAGAATGGCTTTGATGGTATGTCATGACCAACCCATGTCGAGAGGATTGAAGCCGATTGAGTATTTCGATGCGCCAGCAGAAGCAGTCAGGCAGATAAACTTGCGCACCGCCGCGGGTGCAGACGAATTTCTGGTCTCAAGCGCACCGGGGCCGGATTGGGCATGGATCGGCTTAGAGCGCTTGACGCAAGACGATGACGATGATGATGATGATTAG